The Pseudanabaena sp. PCC 6802 genomic interval CCGTGTTTTTGGGTATAGTCCTGCCGTTGGGCATCAGTGGCAAAGTAGGCATTCCTGTACTTTTCCCCGGCTTTGCAGTCGAGGCGCTGGCAGATGAAGGGTTTACCGTTCTTACCACTCACGAGTTGACTCAGATAAGGGTTATCGACTAGTCCTCCGTCACAGCAGCAAAAAAATTTCCACTGAGGGCGGACATCGCGATCGCATCGCGAAGGAGCAGGAATAGCTATCAGTTTTTCACCTTCGTCGAATTCGCCGCTCATAATTACCTCCTTCTCTGATAAGCGACGGCAAACTGGTATCGCTCCTCGTATTCGGGCGAAGTTTGGTCTATGCCGACTGTGAGCAGATGGGTCATGCCCTTAAACGGATCGCTGAGGATCGCTTCCCACTCGGCATATCTGCTGTCTGGCGAGGCAGTTTGCGGATAGAGCCTCTGATACTCAGCTTCCAGGTGTTCAAGGCGCGAGAGTATCCAGGCGATCGGAGCTGCGGGTTGGTTGGGTAGCTTGTCCACCTGCTGCCAGCAGAAGTTTTTAAAGGTGTCATCCAGGGTTGACCAAATGCTGTCGGCGCGGCGAGATTTTTCTTTATTTCTCGGTTCTACAGAGGTTTTATCTGGAGTTTCTGCGTTATTTGAAAAATTTTCAAAATTCTCTCTCTCCACATTTTTTGTTGGCGCAGACAGAGAGAGATCCTTTTTAATTCCTTCTTCGTGGAATTCATTATTTATATGTGTGCGATCGCCCATAAATGGTTCGCCCATTTGTGGTAAACCTGAAAGTGGCTGAAGTGCTTTTTGGGCAAGCGGTAGAGTGAGTTGTTCGACTGGCTCGTGCTGCTGAATTTTTCGACCTTCAGGTAGTGGGTCAATGGGCAAGGGACGTTCGTATACTTCGTAGTCCCAAGATTGAAATTGTCCCGACGGCGATCGCTTAATGACGCGGCGCACGTAACCAAAATTGATTAGCTCGTCGATCGCAGAACGGATAGCGGAGATCCCATCTTTGACACGATCGGCGATCCAGTTCAAGTCAAAATGCCAATCTGGGGGAAAGGTGAGCAAGTAGCTATGCAAGCCGTGGGCGCGGAAGGACAAGCGCTCGTCACGCAAAATGTCATTGTCGATTTGGGTAAAGCGGTTGCTGTGAATGGCATGAACGACGGTCATAAATTACACTCCAGTTCAAAAATTAGTTATTTGGGGTTAGGGATTAGTCAGCGTAGGGATCTCCTTCTGGCAAATCTAAGGGGCGGGTGCCAGCGGCATTGCGATGCTTGAAATTTCGACGGCTGTGCGATCGCTTGCGCTGTTCGCGAGTGATAATTTTGCTGCCAATCGCCATGCGAATCGTCTTGACCAAGCTCTCCAACTGAGGCAGAACCGCCTCGATGTCCTCGTCGGTGACCGTGCGGAAATTGACCTGAGCGCGCCACTGCTCAAGTTTTTTGACAGCGACTGTTACAGGCGCTTCTTTGGGTAACAGGGGAATGCGGAAGATTTTGCAGACTTCCTGAGCGTATTTGGCAACGGGGACGCGATACTTTCCGCCTTTTGTAAACTCTGTCATCAGGCGAGTTGCAACACTAATTGCTCGTTGTCTGAGCGTTGGGTCGAGGGGCAGCAGGGGCTTTGTGCGAAAATCATGCTGTGGCGATAAGCTCATTTCGATGCCTCCAGCTTTCTTTCTAGGGCTTCTGCTTCTTTGCGGAGTTTTTCGACGATATAAAGCTCGGTTAGTCTTTCGACTTCTGGCTTAATCGCGATCGGGATACGAACAACCGTACATTCCGCACTGGTCAATCTTTGCGGTCGTCTCATAAATATACTTACCAGTCATTTGCTAGTAAGTTACATCTTACTTGGCGGTAACTGCCATGTCAATATTGTGTTTGTTATCCTTTACGTACGTGTATGGACTTACCTAGTTGGACTTTGCAGGAGGTATCTAAAGCTGGTAGCCTCAATAAGCTGGCTAAGGCGATTGGCCTTTCCAGGCAAACTTTGATGGACTGGCGCGATGCTAAGGCTAGTTTTCTCACGGATAAGGGTGCCAATGCGATCGCTAGATATTTGGGCTTGAATAAGCCGCCAGAGCAAATCAGAGAAATGTTTGGTATGCCTGCCCATCCATACCTCTCAATTGGGGAAACTACAGTAGATAAGGGTAATGATGATTCAGTTGCGGCTTTACAGGGGCGCGTTGCTAAACTGGAGGAGGACAATCAACTTTTTCGGGAAGAGATTGACGATCTTAGGGAATTAATTGATACTCTGGCGAATGAACTTCATGAAAGAATTAAATCGCGCAAAGTCAAAATTTAAGACGGTTGGGACTTACCTCCGTCTTTGCGATCTGTCGTTGGTGGGGCGATCGCTCGTCATCTCCTGTTCCGATCTTGTAGCAGATAGGCTTAAGTCCAGGTTAGATACTCTTGTCTTGTGCTTCGAGCATGTGGAGAAAATTGCAATTAATGGCTCAGGGAGCATCTCAGTTTTGCAAGGCAAGGTTAAGAGAGCCATTAAGGTAAGCAGAACGGTGTTTGAGGACTTGTGGCACATTATCACGGTTCCATTGAGCGCCAGAGATTTTGATGCGTCTAGCGATTTGCTTAACAGCAGATTCCACTGCGCCAGAACCAATAGAGCAAATCTGCTCGGTTTGGAAATACCAATAATCAGGAATACGATGGCGATGCTTGTGCAGATAAGCAATAAAATTGATGCTCTGAGGACTAGCTAAGTGATTGAGCTCAGCAATAGCTGCAGTCACATTACCCCGCCACAAAAAAGCTTCGACCCCAGTCAAAAGTTGAGCTGTAGCCTCAATTTTATGCAGGTTTTCCACCAAATGGAACCAGTCCAAGATTTCATAGCGACTATCAGGTATAGAGATCTGGGCAATAATATTCCAAATCCCATCATGTCCATCCCCAATACAGGTAACCATATCTGCTAAAGGCTGTCGATTTACCCAGTCTGTTAAGGCAATGTTATCTTGAAATGTGGCAAATATGGCTTGTCCATGCAAGTTCACAGCTTTATAGTCCTTCCACTCACTTGGCTGTCCAAGTGGCGTGCGCAGTCTGATTCTGCCTCCATCGACACTTAATTCCTCGACCGACTCTTCTACCTCTAGGGGGCTAAATTCATGGCGATGCACCAGGCGCTGTTGTGTACTGCGCGATATTTGCACTCCCATCAACATGGCTAAGTCTTTGGCGGCTTGTTCGTAGGATACATTCGCACTCAAGATCAGGCTACATCTTTCCACATACGGGCTCACCTGGCTATAGGGGGCTACTTTGAGCTTCTGCGCTTGCTTTTGCGTGAGGTGGAGCTGTCCGATGCTGCTTTGCACTCGCCTGCGGCGTCCTGCTTCTGTGCCCGTAACTGTGCGGATAAAAAACTCCCTATTTCTGGGCTGACATGTTCGAGGATTTGCTGCCGCACAGCGATTTCGATCCCTTCCAAGCTGGTTAGTTGTTCCGATGGTGTATTCTGATAAAGGATGGCGGCAATAGCTTGAACGTGCGCTTGCATTTCTTTTTCCTGCTCTGGAGTCATGGTTGCTCTCCTTGGGGTTGGTTTCTCGTATTCCTATCTTCTGATTTCTTCCCCCTTTTGGCTACCCATCTATATTAAGCATTATTACTCAGTGCAAAGTTGAGATGCTCCCATGGCTCAGTTGTGTTCGATGTGCCTTTACCAAAGATTCCCAAACTACCTGCCGCGCCAAAATCCTCTGGTGGTCTAAAAGTAGTAGCGATTTTGAAACCAACTAAGGAATTATTGGCGATGAAATTCCCGATAATTAATGTGAAGATATAACACTCGGTGGAAACGATCATGTAGAGAACCTTGCAAGGTAGTTTTTGTCAGAGAACTACCAAACTCAGAAAATTAGCTTTCGCTTGATTCGGGAAGTTCTGCGATCGCAGGCAGAGATGCAGACTGCAAAGCCTGTAGCTTCAAGTCATCCTTGAGCACCAACACGCAGTCATCGAGTAGCTTTGCCTCTAATTCGTGCAGAGGAAAGCGATAGTCGAAATCGAGAACAGCACATTTGTAGGTAGTGCCATCGGGCAGAGAGCCAGACTTCTGCACAAACTTTGCTTCCCAGACAACTTCACGCGGATCGTAACCAGATACGACGATCTCAGCTACGCGATTGCCAAAATTCGATAGAGAGCCTTTTCGACCCGATGCTTGATTCTTGATCTTCGTAGCATAGACAAGGTTGGGTTTCAGCACCGATTCATCCAGCGGTACAAAGTAAATCGTTCCGATCTGAATATTGGCATTCTGAATTTCGGCATTTCTATAGGGATCGTGCTCCATCCCGAACTGGAAAGCCAAAATGTAGAACTCGATGGGATCGTTGCCAAGGGATTTTTCGCCCAACACCCAGGAACCATTTTGAGCGCAGTTCGCTTGGACAAATACGGGTACTTCAGGGATAAAGACCCCTTCAGGCGTAGGAGTTTTTGCAAAGAAAGGATGCCGCTCTAGCTCGGTTTGAGGTTGGACTTTATTCTTGGTTGCCATAGGTTTGTTTCCTTTTCGATGAGTTAAGTTGAGTTAAGTTGAGTTGATTTGTTTTGTGCCTACAGCTTTTAACGTCATCAGTAGGCATTGGACGAGAGAGGAGTTATAGATGCACAGACACAAGCTGTTGCATAAAGGCATCTTGCTTTTGCTTGCGACTGCCATAGCAGAGACTAGAGAATGCAGTCTCAAGACTTCCTCTGACAGGTGAATGCCAGTTGATGTATTCCTTTACGGATTCCAATAGTCCATATGCGGTGCCGTAGGCAGATAGCAGATCGCTGCCCTTGCCATCTCCCAGAAATAGCTTTAGGCAAGTCTGCACAATTCGGGGTTGTGCTTCTAGTGGTTTATTGGGATCGCCAAAGGCTTTGATTAGATGTAGTTCTGCTTCCTGCTTGGTGAGAGCAACATCGGCAAGGCGATTCGATACTTTCTCGTAATCTCTGACAGTTGCAAGAGCATGGGTCAAGATTCCTGCAATGCGAGACGCTACGCTAGCGCGCCCGCGCGTTTCGCTGTTATATTCAGAAACATGGTTGATGACTTGTTGTGATCGCCTCACGGATCTGGTCATACCGTTCGTGCAAACAAGGCGATTGAAATACAGATCGATCTGCAATCCTCTCCCGCACTCGTGCGATTCTGCAATCATCAGGTGTGCCTCCGTAATATCGCCAACTTTCCTTACATCGATTTCGATGGGTAGTTTGCAGAAAGCGAACAGTTCTTTCCCTCCCTTCAGACAGCCGATGCGATCGATCTGCAAGTCATTTTGTGTGCAAAAAGTATGAAAAGTTTCGAGAATCTGGTGATTCTGGAAAGGCTTGCGCCATTTACCATAGACGCTTAGCATTTGTTGCGTGTCGCTGCGATAGGCAGCAAGGTATTCTTCGGTCGAGCAGTCATCAGCGTAGCGAATGGGAGAGAGTTCGACTGTCCAATCAAGTCCAGCCGCTTTGAGCTGGTCGTCAATGGTCATACCCGATGCGATCGGCGTTCCTAGGTCGCGATACCATGTTCTCACTGTCATAATCTTGTTTCCTGAAATATTGAGGTTGAAATGTTCGGATTTGCCAGTCCTTTAACGTTGTTCACTGGCACAGAACGGAAGAATTACCAGTTGCCCTGCGTAATCTCGGAAGCTAGTCTGTGGCGTTCTTCTTGCTCATCAAGCCATAACTCGTATTCTTGCCAGTCTTCTTCAGTAGATTGAGGCTCTGGTAGTGGCAAAGCCTTCGCAAAGTAGCCAGTGTTTCTACCGTCAGACCAATAAGTATCGAAATCAACGATGAGGTAATGGGTTTCGGTGCCATCAAAATCATCCTCATAGCAATACTCGTGATAGGGCAGAATAGGAACGCGATCTCGATTACGGGCTGAGGGAAACTGAGTGCATGGAGAAATGGTTTTCATCGTGATATCCTATTGAGTGAAATGTTTTGAGCCGTCTTGAGTGAGCCTTTTATCGTCTTACTCAGGACGGTTTTGTTATGCCTGGGCAGCGATGTAAGAGCAAAGATCGCTAAAGCCAAGCTGAGCAAGCACAGCGTAGCCATGCTTGCAACATCCCTTACCGAAAAACTGCACTTGATTCTTGTAGTCATTGCACGCGCACTCGATACCTGTAGGTGTGGGAGTAGCGATGTATTGGGAATCTTTTTTGGGATTGCGTACCACATACCCGCCAACCATAGGAGCGCGAATTACTTGCAAGTCCTGAGCCTCAGACCTGCGGCGATCTACGAAGTGCTGTTTGAAAGCCTTGAAAGAAACCAATCTGGGTCGCATACCTTTGACATAAACCCATACGCCAGTCGCCCAAATCTCGAACTTGACAACTGCACTTGCCGCTACGTTAAAAATCCGAGCGATCGCAGAAGCAGAGTAAAGAATGTTTTGAGAAGTAACCATTTGTGAAGTCCTCCGTGTATTTGTTTCTATACATGTAATTATATGCAACTTACTATCAAATTACCAGTAACTAACTATTGTTAATGCTTATAGAAATGGCTTTTAGGATAAGTTGCTTATATGTAACTTACTGGTAACTCGTGGTATACTAGATTGATGAATTAGGAAGAAAAAGCCGATGACTGTAGTTGGAGTAACTGGAACTCGCAAACTAAATGAGAGCGAAACAGCAAAAGCAATGAGAGAAATGCGATCGCTACTCGATAAAGCTACTAAACTGCACGTAGGAGATGCCACAGGAATAGACGCTCTCGCCCACAGATGTGCAAATGCAGCGATGGAAGTAGAACTGCACAAGACCGAGGGTAGAAAGCCCTACCAACTCCAGCAACGTAGCAAGCGCATGGTGGATGCTCTAGCAAAAGAGAATGGAATGCTCCATGCTTTCGTCAATAAGCCCTACCCTGGTGGTGTAACTGTGAACTCGTGGGCGGGGTCTGGAACTTGGGGGACTGTTCGCTATGCGATCGCCAAAGGCGTACCCGTAGAACTGCACTGGTTGATAGAACCTTGCAAGCTGCCAGACTGGATGATAGAAAAGCAGCTAACTCTCATTTAACAGGCAAGATCGGGCTTGACAGCCCTGCTACACTCGCACTCCACATGCTCCACACCACATCACAAAAATCAATCGCGTAGCGTCAGCTTGGTTCGCGGAATGAAGCACACGACAGCCGATGGAGCGCGGCACAAAAGCAGCGCATTTGATATGAATTGGAACAACAATTTTCTGATTTGCTGTCGGAGCGCAGCGGATGTCAGCAAAAATAAACAAATGTGAGCGCACGTAGCAACAACAGGGTAATGACAAAATTGCGAAGTGCGCGAACTCCAAACAGTGCGGAGCGATAGTGAAGCTCAACAAATAAAGGTGACTTCTATGACGCGCTGCTGACTGCTGTGCTAGGCTGACGTATCCTGCGGAATGGAGCGCAGAATAATCGCGGTGAAACCGCGTCCGCTTTTCCCCGTGGGGGACGTAAGGGGACAAGCCCAGCGGCTTTGGAGCGATCTGCTCGGTGCGAATACTTGCAGCACTGAGCTAATAAATAGGTTGAGACGGTGCGATCGCTTTTATTGAGAGGCGATCGCTTGTTACAGAAGCAACAAGCACGGTCGAATCCGATTCTTATTTGGGTGGTAAGCGGGTAGGCGCGGCTTCCGTGACCGATCGCGGTGGGGGGAGTAGATGCGGCGCGGTGGTGGGTGGGTAAGCCGCAAAAGTAATGGGGACTTTGCCCTCCAAGTGTCAGTCTTCGGGGATGGATGTGGATAAGGTTACAAAAAGTTGTTCGACAGGTGTAGTAACCCGTAAACTAATGCCTCAACGCTCGTTCTCAGTTTCCGAAATCGCTTCTATCTCTGAAGCTTTTGCTTCTAGTTCCATCTGTAACTGCTCTACCGTTGGCAAACTACCTTTTAAAGTTTCAGGTAGAACATCTTTGAGTTCGTAGGTTGAAACACCGATGGGCTTATTGATTTCCCGCAGAGCATATTCCACAATGGTTTTCTTTTTCCCTCTGCATAAAATGATCCCAATAGTCGGATTATCATTCTGATGGCGTAGCAGATCGTCAACTACAGAGGTATAAAAGTTCATCTTGCCTGAAAATTCGGGTTTGAAGGACTCCATTTTTAGATCGATGACCACATAGCAACGTAGTTTGACGTGGTAAAACAGCAGATCGATATAGAAGTCGTCGCCTTCAACTTCCAGGTGATACTGATTGCCCATAAACGCGAAACCTACGCCTAGTTCTAACAGGAACTCACGGATATGTTCGGTGAGAGCACGTTCTAGATCCCGTTCCACGGCCTCTCGTCCTAAACTGAGGAAATCGAAGTTGTACGGGTCTTTAAGTAGCTGCTGGGCAAGATCTGATTGAGGTTTGGGCAGCGATCGCGCAAAGTTAGTCGTTGCTTGTCCCTGCCGTTGGTACAGGTTGGTTTCGATGTGATGAATCAGGACATTGCGACTCCAGCCATACTCGATAGTTTGTTGGGTATACCACAAGCGCTCTTGCGGGTCTTTAATATAATCTAGAATACGGACATTATGTCCCCAAGGAATTTGTCCAACAAGCTGTTGGACAATTTGCTCGTCAGGATAAGCTTCAGCAAAAGCCCTCATGTAGAGCAGGTTAGTGCGAGAAAAGCCTTTCATCTCTGGAAACTCGGCTTTCAGGTCTTTTGCCAATTTGTCGATCACCTTTGCGCCCCAGCCCTGCTGTTGCTGACGGCTGAGAATGTCACGTCCGATTTGCCAGTAAAGCAGTACCAATTCTCGATTTACGGCCAGTGCTGCCCGTACTTGTGCCGTGCGGATGCGATTTTTTAGATCGCGCAGAAAGTCTTCATAGTCACCATTAAGCTTCAATAGGTCGGCTGCCATTACTTAAGCAAAATCAATATCCTTAGCTTTATACCAGAAGTTAGGCATAGAATGTTCGGATGCAAAGGTTCTTGCAGCGTCAATCTTTAGAGGATAAGAGCGATCGCCTTGGCGATTGAGATTGCCGTTAATCATGCTTCAAGGCTGTTAAGATTGCTTCGAGTACCTCGATCGTTCTGGCTTGATTTTGGGTGGACTGCTCAAATCCACGCGAGATCGCCTCGAATTGTTGTTGCTGAATTCCCTGTGTTTCGGCGATTCGCTGTTGCGTTTCAGCTAGATTTTCCAGGAGTTCCTCAGAGCGCTGTAACTCTTTGGCTAGCAAAGTATTTGTAAAGTCAGCCAGTAGCTTCTGGTCGCGTTCGTCGCGCAGGAGTTCTGCCTTCATGGATTGTTCTTTGCCTGCGATCGCTAGTTCGATCTCCTTCTGCCGCAATGCCCAGCGTTTATCGAGATAGGAAGGCAACCATTTCCCCAGCGCGATCGCAAAAGATACAACCACGAACCCAATTATTCCAATATCCTGCCAGGCATACGGTGATAGGACTGGGAACTGTGGCTGTTGTGGTTGTGGCTGTGTTTGGATCTGAGCGATCATAACTATTTCTCTTTTTGTAGATCTATCTGGCTGGCTGAATAAAAAGCCTTCCCCAACCGCTTTTGTCGCCTTCTACTAGCCACCTGGCATTGAGCAAGGTTCTGCTGTAGATTGCACCTTTACCGTTGTAGACATCGCTGGTATAGCCATCATTACAGTCCCCATATGGATCGTTGACGACGTAGTCACCGTTCTCAATCCTGCCAACTACGCAGATGATATGTCCACCTGTCGGAGCTTCTAAGGAACCTCTATGTAGGATAGCAATTACAACGGGTAAATTTGCGGCTAAGGATTCATCGAGGTCATCGAAATCAAGATCTGTGTACCATGCAGAATCAATGCCATAGTCTGCCAGGGCTTCAGTCTGAGCAGAGTGGTCAGTGGTATCGCCATGAGTCAGCACAATTTGCAAATACTCATCATCACTTGAGAGATTAGCCCCAAGAAACTTAGCCGCCATCGCACAACTAGAAGAGTTGCAGGTTCGATCTGGCATGGTGTAGTTATCGGTTTGCGGATAGAAAGGCACATCTAACTTGATGGCAGCTTTATCGACTGGGAAAATGCCTTCATAGGCTTTGCGCCCAACAGGTCTTTGGGGTTGCTTATTACTGGAGTTTAGACTAAAAAGTGGTAAAAAGCAGCCAGCCATTGCAGACTGACCGCTTGATGATGGAAGCTGAAAAGACTATAAAATCAACAGCTTCATCATGATTAGTTTGGATAAACTTGAGCAATTTCGCAAGTACACGTACGAAATTATAGGGAACGGGAGAGATGCGCTGTTCGACTTGATGGATGCGGTACTGACGAGTCGGAGTGTTTCATCGTTTGTGGAACTTTCGTTAAGCCCATTATTTCGGAGGGAGTGGTCGAGTATCTATGAAGCACTGCAAGATAGTCATCCTCCACGTGAAGACTTGATGAAGCAATACATACAGCAAATGCCGGCAGCAGAGGTGACGATATTGGCGGGCGACCATACAGCCTGGTCGCGTCCCTATGCGGTGACATTACAAGAACGCACCTACGAACATCAACCTCAACCGGGAGTAGGAAGCAAACCTGTTACGGTGGGGCAAGGATACAGCACAATTGCCTGGATTCCAGAGTCAGAAGGGAGTTTTGCCTTACCGTTGCGGCATGAGCGGATCACCAGTTTCGAGAACCCGATTCAGAAAGCCGCTAGTCAGTTACGCTTGGTTTGTGCGGAAATTCCTGGGACTGTGCTTTTCCTGGGGGATGGCGAGTATGGGTGCGCACCATTTTTGCAGCAAACAGCAGACATCCCGTGTATCAAGCTGCTCAGGCTACGCCCCAACCGGGTTCTGTATCATGCCCCAAAGGATTACGAGGGGCATGGGCGACCCCATAAGCATGGAGAGAAATTTAGCCTCAAAGACTCTGACACTTGGTCTATTCCCCAAGCAGACATCACAATTGCAGAGCCTAAACTGGGACGATTGCAAATTCGTCGATGGCCAAACCTGCACTTAAAGCAAGCCGCAGACCATCCCTTTACACTCATTCTGGTCGAACGTCTTGATATGCCTGAATCGAAACCCCTGTGGTTGATTTGGGTCGCTAAAGACGAGCCAATCTTGAGTGAGGTATGGCAAAAATATCTGCGCAGATTTGCCATTGAGCATTGGTATCGCTTGGTGCGTCAACGTCTCCATTGGACAATCCCTCAGCTTTCTACCCCTGCTCAGATGGAGACTTGGTCGGACTTGATGCCTTTACTTACTTGGCAATTGTGGCTCGCTCGTGAACTTGTCCAAGACTCTCCTCTGCCTTGGCAGAAACCGATGACTAAATTGTCTCCTGGTCGAGTTGCAAATGCTTTTGCTTTAGTTTTGGTCAGGATTGGCTCTCCTTCCCCTGACCCTAAACCTCGCGGTAAGTCTCCAGGTTGGCCTCTTGGGAAAAAACGAACCCAACGGATTCGTTATCCTACTGTCAAAAAACGCTATGCCAAGCCCCTCAAAAAAGCTTCCGCTGCAACTGCTTAGCTCAACTTCTTCCCTTTTATCCTCTCTCTCGCTAGTTTCTATCTAGCGAGATGCTTCTTGTTGCCTTTTAGTCTAAACTCCAGTTATTAAGCAGTCTGACCAGATCGTCAACTGCTAGGTCGGAATTGTTGAGATCGCCTTCGATTTTAGGGATGCGATTAGCAAGATTCTGAGCTGCTTGCCGCCGCCATTTTTGGATTTGGGTTGTCATAAATATTTCCTCAAAACAATCGCAATCAAAAGAAATAGAATCCCAATCGTGCCAATGTCATGCCAGTTATCTGGCGAGAGCGTGGGAAATTGGATTAGAGTCATCGTAATTACCTCCATAATTAATGTGGAAGGCGGAAGAATGAAGAGGGAAGTCCGTATTTCTTCACTCTTCATTCTTCGTTTTTAGTAATCCTCGTCTTCCGCAATCTCGTAATCCTCGTCATCTTCGTCAGTCTCAGGAGCGGTCGAATTACCGATCAAATTAGATGCAACAGAGTCGAGTAGGCTGCGAGCTAACAGGATTCGGTCAGCGATCACCATAGATAGGATCGCCTCTTCGTTTTCAGACAGAAAGTCATCAAGTGTTGTCACGGGCTATCTCCTATGTTTCAACGAGTCTGATGCGGAGGCCAACCACACCTTGAGCGTGCAGCAAAATGACTACCTGCTCGTGGGTGTAGTTTTTGCGATTGACTTTGTAATGCCACGCAGTTGTGGCGATGGTATTGCTGGCGATGTGGTCGTAAATCGACTGCCATCTCTGGGCAAACTCTTGCTCGTCTTCACTCATCAAGTCCTCGACATGCCGCATCTGGAAGACGCGATCTAAGTCGCGCACTTCACCGCTACTGGGCATTCTGTAGGAAAGCCCGCGCGGAGAGATTTCTACGGGGAAGTCGGATTCGGAGGGGTAGAGTAATCCTGAAAAAAGCGATCGCAGCTTTGCCAGGAAATCAGCGTAGGTCATTAGATACCTCCACTACCACCAGGGATTGCCACGTTAAAGTTGCCGACCGTAGTGGATGATAGGAAATTGCCCATCAAGTCCGAAACTTGCGCTTCCAGCAAGTCGATCTGGTATTGACCGTTCGCGGTAAAGTCCCACACGCCACCAGGAGCGCCGACGGCATAGGTGACGATCCGTCCTTTCTTGTCGGCAGTAGCTTTAGTTCTGGTGGCTCTGGCAAGCTGGTTGAAACCGTTGGGGCCAGTCACGCGCAC includes:
- a CDS encoding ISKra4 family transposase (programmed frameshift); translation: MTPEQEKEMQAHVQAIAAILYQNTPSEQLTSLEGIEIAVRQQILEHVSPEIGFFIRTVTGTEAGRRRRVQSSIGQLHLTQKQAQKLKVAPYSQVSPYVERCSLILSANVSYEQAAKDLAMLMGVQISRSTQQRLVHRHEFSPLEVEESVEELSVDGGRIRLRTPLGQPSEWKDYKAVNLHGQAIFATFQDNIALTDWVNRQPLADMVTCIGDGHDGIWNIIAQISIPDSRYEILDWFHLVENLHKIEATAQLLTGVEAFLWRGNVTAAIAELNHLASPQSINFIAYLHKHRHRIPDYWYFQTEQICSIGSGAVESAVKQIARRIKISGAQWNRDNVPQVLKHRSAYLNGSLNLALQN
- a CDS encoding DUF932 domain-containing protein; its protein translation is MTVRTWYRDLGTPIASGMTIDDQLKAAGLDWTVELSPIRYADDCSTEEYLAAYRSDTQQMLSVYGKWRKPFQNHQILETFHTFCTQNDLQIDRIGCLKGGKELFAFCKLPIEIDVRKVGDITEAHLMIAESHECGRGLQIDLYFNRLVCTNGMTRSVRRSQQVINHVSEYNSETRGRASVASRIAGILTHALATVRDYEKVSNRLADVALTKQEAELHLIKAFGDPNKPLEAQPRIVQTCLKLFLGDGKGSDLLSAYGTAYGLLESVKEYINWHSPVRGSLETAFSSLCYGSRKQKQDAFMQQLVSVHL
- a CDS encoding PDDEXK nuclease domain-containing protein, with product MAADLLKLNGDYEDFLRDLKNRIRTAQVRAALAVNRELVLLYWQIGRDILSRQQQQGWGAKVIDKLAKDLKAEFPEMKGFSRTNLLYMRAFAEAYPDEQIVQQLVGQIPWGHNVRILDYIKDPQERLWYTQQTIEYGWSRNVLIHHIETNLYQRQGQATTNFARSLPKPQSDLAQQLLKDPYNFDFLSLGREAVERDLERALTEHIREFLLELGVGFAFMGNQYHLEVEGDDFYIDLLFYHVKLRCYVVIDLKMESFKPEFSGKMNFYTSVVDDLLRHQNDNPTIGIILCRGKKKTIVEYALREINKPIGVSTYELKDVLPETLKGSLPTVEQLQMELEAKASEIEAISETENER
- a CDS encoding C39 family peptidase, which produces MAGCFLPLFSLNSSNKQPQRPVGRKAYEGIFPVDKAAIKLDVPFYPQTDNYTMPDRTCNSSSCAMAAKFLGANLSSDDEYLQIVLTHGDTTDHSAQTEALADYGIDSAWYTDLDFDDLDESLAANLPVVIAILHRGSLEAPTGGHIICVVGRIENGDYVVNDPYGDCNDGYTSDVYNGKGAIYSRTLLNARWLVEGDKSGWGRLFIQPAR
- a CDS encoding NF041680 family putative transposase, whose protein sequence is MISLDKLEQFRKYTYEIIGNGRDALFDLMDAVLTSRSVSSFVELSLSPLFRREWSSIYEALQDSHPPREDLMKQYIQQMPAAEVTILAGDHTAWSRPYAVTLQERTYEHQPQPGVGSKPVTVGQGYSTIAWIPESEGSFALPLRHERITSFENPIQKAASQLRLVCAEIPGTVLFLGDGEYGCAPFLQQTADIPCIKLLRLRPNRVLYHAPKDYEGHGRPHKHGEKFSLKDSDTWSIPQADITIAEPKLGRLQIRRWPNLHLKQAADHPFTLILVERLDMPESKPLWLIWVAKDEPILSEVWQKYLRRFAIEHWYRLVRQRLHWTIPQLSTPAQMETWSDLMPLLTWQLWLARELVQDSPLPWQKPMTKLSPGRVANAFALVLVRIGSPSPDPKPRGKSPGWPLGKKRTQRIRYPTVKKRYAKPLKKASAATA